A window of Nonomuraea angiospora genomic DNA:
GGCCTGCGCCGAGGCCGCCCCGGCCCTGCTGGCGAGCGGCGTGACCCCGCACGCCGCGCTGGGGCGATGGATCAACCTGTTCGTCGACTTCCTGGTCACCAAGCACGGGCTGGCGGCCGTGCTGCGGTCGGACGACGCCGGCTTCGACACGCTGCACGCCTACTTCCTCGACCGGCTCGTGCCCGCGTGCGCCCATCTCCTCGAAGCCGCGACCGCCGCCGGGGAGATCCGCTCCGACGTGGACGCCTACGAGCTCATGCGCGGCGTCGGCAACCTGTGCATCGGCGCCGACAACGACCCCCGCTA
This region includes:
- a CDS encoding TetR/AcrR family transcriptional regulator — its product is MNDRDEAGAGRAAPRKRADARRNERTLLDAAAAVFVTSGVEAPVRDIAARAGVGVATIYRHFPTRADLIIAVYRHQVEACAEAAPALLASGVTPHAALGRWINLFVDFLVTKHGLAAVLRSDDAGFDTLHAYFLDRLVPACAHLLEAATAAGEIRSDVDAYELMRGVGNLCIGADNDPRYDARRLVALLIAGLRLP